In the genome of Deinococcus deserti VCD115, one region contains:
- a CDS encoding CHASE domain-containing protein, translated as MTDSQPPRERPWMHWAPVSLLLAVIGLSLVLAVVASRYVASEQHTRFQRATDAHTLALRERLTQYENVLLSARAALSLRQDLMSQNDFVSYAQRLDLLERYPGIQALGFNVWVPDGRLGPVLSELRRKVRPDFTLRRESPAPLAMAPITLIAPPTSENIRAQGYDMYSEVNRRDAFDRARRQGGMQATRPVTLVQRDTSAVPLKGFLVVLPVANRSVEPAGEAPEGLRGFVYLAIRTDELLASLNGARLPGPLSAQVTMGGRALNGPAETPQGAFRQVRRLTLAGQPWTVQYTASQTFGRGLSSALPMIAVILGLLIGGLSYWMTQAQVNGRRRAEALNQTLVEARTQQAQARAEFEAIFQSMQDAAVFTDAGGHIRRVNRAMGTLFRQPLQHLMGQPLAKLHLDRRLESRSTFQALTTPYRRDDGTIFSGESQRSEVRSEEGELLGSLEVVRDVTERMEAERALQGAQRRAGEILDSIPHVLWVSDSGGEVTYLNAQYRGRFGTAHIRVHLDSQDHGSYDALWRRAHALGGASQAEVRLRIGDVSRWHVLRVNPVRNERGEIVEWVASATDIHDRLVAERLAQHNEQRYRGVLEGMPQIVWLTDAQGAPSYFNRRWAEYVGPERAVQGFLQLLHPNDRGEYQARWAAALETQQPFEAEHRLLGADGRYRAFVSRGSPVRDATGRIIEWVGTSTDVDDPVFAETAARLLAHVTERLSALPGNRRRLRALRYREALDLLTERFAEAAAVWTVPEEPMAVSQALPAWSQGPFREVFAAQVRLAMETGEAQFPADQALLHQIGVSEALLIPLLSRDGTRFGVLGLAFRQPLQDRDHELASELAQRFAAAMENDALRARALEAQRDLELLNQSLEERVQRRTRELEATARELEAFSYSVSHDLRTPLRHVVGFADLLRKDLGDNLSPKSARYLSVISEASTRMSQLIDDLLAFSRMGRQELRNVPVDLTSLIRASWHGLEPDRQGREIQFRLDELPTVPGDPALLGLVFTNLLSNAIKYTRTRPQAIIDVTGLVQDGQVTVQVRDNGVGFDMRYADKLFGVFQRLHRAEEFEGIGIGLANVRRIVTRHGGGVTADSQPDQGATFTVTLPLERPDND; from the coding sequence ATGACCGATTCCCAGCCGCCTCGCGAGCGGCCATGGATGCACTGGGCGCCGGTGAGTCTCCTGCTGGCGGTGATCGGTCTCTCGCTGGTGCTGGCGGTCGTGGCTTCACGGTATGTGGCGAGCGAGCAGCACACACGATTTCAGCGGGCCACCGATGCCCATACCCTGGCGCTGCGTGAGCGGCTCACGCAGTATGAAAACGTCCTGCTGAGCGCCCGGGCAGCCCTGTCGCTCCGCCAGGACCTGATGTCCCAGAATGACTTTGTCAGCTACGCCCAGCGGCTGGATCTTCTCGAGCGCTATCCCGGCATACAGGCCCTTGGCTTCAATGTCTGGGTACCGGATGGTCGGCTGGGACCTGTGCTTTCGGAATTACGGCGCAAAGTCAGGCCCGACTTTACCCTCCGCCGTGAAAGTCCGGCGCCGCTGGCCATGGCGCCTATCACACTGATTGCTCCTCCGACGTCAGAAAACATCCGCGCCCAGGGCTACGACATGTACAGCGAGGTCAACCGGCGGGATGCATTCGACCGTGCCCGGCGCCAGGGAGGGATGCAGGCCACCAGACCCGTCACATTGGTGCAGCGGGACACCTCGGCGGTGCCCCTGAAGGGATTTCTGGTGGTGCTGCCAGTCGCGAACAGAAGTGTCGAACCTGCTGGTGAAGCGCCTGAGGGCTTGCGTGGGTTTGTGTATCTGGCCATTCGCACCGACGAACTCCTGGCGTCCCTGAATGGAGCACGTCTGCCAGGCCCCCTATCGGCACAGGTCACGATGGGGGGGCGGGCGCTCAATGGTCCCGCCGAGACCCCTCAGGGAGCGTTCCGACAGGTGCGGCGCCTGACCCTGGCAGGACAGCCCTGGACGGTGCAATACACAGCTTCCCAGACATTCGGCCGCGGTCTCTCCAGTGCCCTGCCGATGATTGCTGTCATTCTTGGCCTTCTCATTGGAGGGTTGTCGTACTGGATGACTCAGGCGCAGGTCAATGGACGCCGCCGGGCGGAGGCCCTGAACCAGACCCTCGTGGAAGCCCGCACGCAGCAGGCCCAGGCCCGTGCGGAGTTCGAGGCTATCTTCCAGTCTATGCAGGACGCAGCTGTATTTACCGATGCCGGTGGTCATATCCGGCGTGTGAACCGCGCGATGGGAACCTTGTTCCGTCAGCCTCTTCAGCACCTGATGGGCCAGCCTCTGGCAAAGCTGCACCTCGACCGGCGCCTGGAGAGCCGGTCCACCTTTCAGGCCCTGACCACGCCGTACCGCCGGGACGACGGCACCATTTTTTCTGGAGAAAGCCAGCGCAGCGAGGTCCGGTCCGAAGAAGGTGAACTTTTGGGATCTCTGGAGGTCGTGCGCGATGTGACCGAGCGGATGGAGGCTGAGCGTGCTCTGCAGGGTGCCCAGCGCCGCGCCGGAGAGATCCTGGATTCGATTCCCCACGTGCTGTGGGTCAGCGACTCGGGTGGTGAAGTCACCTATCTGAATGCACAGTACAGAGGGCGGTTCGGTACGGCCCACATCCGGGTTCATCTGGACAGCCAGGACCACGGCAGTTACGACGCGCTGTGGCGCCGCGCCCATGCGCTGGGCGGCGCGTCACAGGCTGAGGTGCGGTTGCGGATCGGAGACGTCAGCCGCTGGCATGTCCTGCGCGTGAACCCGGTGCGCAATGAGCGCGGTGAGATCGTGGAGTGGGTGGCCAGCGCCACGGACATTCACGACCGCCTTGTGGCCGAACGCCTGGCCCAGCACAACGAGCAGCGGTACCGCGGTGTCCTGGAGGGCATGCCGCAGATCGTCTGGCTGACCGACGCGCAGGGTGCGCCCAGCTATTTCAACCGGCGCTGGGCTGAGTATGTGGGCCCCGAGCGTGCCGTCCAGGGCTTTTTGCAACTGCTGCATCCCAACGACCGCGGCGAATATCAGGCCCGCTGGGCGGCGGCACTGGAGACCCAGCAGCCCTTTGAGGCTGAGCACCGGCTCCTGGGGGCCGACGGTCGGTACCGCGCTTTCGTAAGCCGTGGCTCTCCGGTGCGTGATGCCACTGGACGAATCATCGAGTGGGTGGGCACCAGCACCGACGTGGATGACCCGGTGTTTGCCGAGACGGCCGCCCGCCTGCTGGCTCACGTGACCGAGAGACTTTCCGCCCTTCCAGGCAACCGGCGGCGGCTCCGTGCGCTGCGTTACCGCGAGGCTCTCGACCTGCTGACCGAGCGGTTCGCGGAAGCTGCTGCGGTCTGGACCGTGCCCGAAGAGCCGATGGCTGTGTCGCAGGCCCTGCCAGCGTGGAGTCAGGGTCCCTTTCGCGAGGTGTTCGCGGCGCAGGTCAGGCTGGCGATGGAAACCGGGGAAGCTCAGTTCCCGGCTGACCAGGCCCTGCTGCATCAGATCGGAGTATCGGAAGCTCTGCTGATCCCACTGCTTTCACGCGACGGCACGCGTTTTGGGGTCCTTGGTCTGGCCTTCCGGCAGCCGCTTCAGGACCGGGACCATGAGCTGGCCTCTGAGCTGGCCCAGCGCTTTGCAGCGGCGATGGAAAATGATGCGCTCCGGGCCCGCGCCCTGGAAGCCCAGCGCGATCTGGAGCTGCTTAACCAGTCGCTTGAAGAGCGGGTCCAGCGCCGCACCCGCGAGCTTGAAGCCACCGCGCGGGAACTGGAAGCGTTCAGCTACAGCGTGTCGCACGACCTGCGCACTCCGCTCCGGCACGTCGTGGGCTTTGCCGACCTTTTGCGCAAGGACCTGGGCGACAACCTGAGCCCCAAGAGTGCGCGCTACCTGAGTGTGATTTCCGAGGCCAGCACCCGCATGAGCCAGCTGATTGATGACCTGCTGGCCTTCTCGCGGATGGGGCGCCAGGAATTGAGGAATGTTCCTGTGGACCTGACCAGTCTGATTCGCGCCAGCTGGCATGGGCTGGAGCCTGACCGTCAGGGCCGAGAAATTCAATTCAGACTCGATGAGCTGCCTACCGTTCCCGGCGACCCCGCGCTGCTCGGGCTGGTATTCACCAATCTGCTCAGCAATGCCATCAAGTACACCCGGACCCGTCCTCAGGCCATCATCGACGTGACGGGCCTGGTCCAGGACGGGCAGGTCACCGTGCAGGTGCGGGACAACGGTGTGGGTTTTGACATGCGTTACGCGGATAAACTGTTCGGTGTGTTTCAACGACTGCACCGCGCTGAGGAATTTGAGGGCATCGGGATTGGCCTGGCCAACGTCAGGCGCATCGTGACCCGCCACGGCG
- the ybeY gene encoding rRNA maturation RNase YbeY produces the protein MIDLIVRKAPPAGLRPILRRSLEATMRHFGVADREVTVVLVGDRAIRALKLEHWDEDAATDVLSFPTWEPGDPFVPPHLGDIVISLDTARRQADARGHSLTREVALLASHGMTHLTGHDHPHAEGLGFEEGATGPEWQIFHDAWEAARSALPPGV, from the coding sequence ATGATTGACCTGATCGTTCGCAAGGCCCCGCCGGCTGGGCTGCGCCCCATACTGCGCCGGAGTCTGGAGGCCACCATGCGACATTTTGGGGTCGCAGACCGGGAAGTGACGGTCGTGCTGGTGGGTGACCGGGCGATCCGCGCCCTGAAGCTGGAGCACTGGGACGAGGACGCCGCGACCGACGTGTTGAGCTTTCCCACCTGGGAGCCGGGTGACCCGTTTGTGCCTCCGCACCTGGGAGACATCGTGATCAGCCTGGATACCGCCCGGCGCCAGGCTGACGCGCGTGGACACAGCCTGACCCGTGAGGTGGCCTTGCTGGCCAGTCACGGTATGACGCACCTGACCGGGCACGACCACCCCCACGCCGAAGGCCTGGGATTCGAGGAAGGGGCCACCGGACCCGAGTGGCAGATTTTCCATGATGCCTGGGAAGCGGCTCGCTCAGCCTTGCCTCCCGGGGTCTGA
- a CDS encoding diacylglycerol kinase has product MRSDGSALSLKRWWRSAGFAWMGLAHVYRTQANFRIELWAALLALGVTWWLNAPAAPVILSCALVLGLELLNTAVEAVVDLASPAVHPLAKVAKDAAAAAVLVGSLGALGVGATVLLPPLLQRLGG; this is encoded by the coding sequence ATGCGTTCGGACGGCTCTGCCCTCAGCCTGAAACGCTGGTGGCGCTCGGCAGGGTTTGCCTGGATGGGCCTGGCTCACGTGTACCGGACTCAGGCGAACTTCCGGATTGAACTGTGGGCTGCGCTTCTGGCGCTTGGCGTGACCTGGTGGCTGAATGCGCCGGCCGCGCCGGTAATCCTGAGCTGCGCGCTGGTTCTGGGGCTGGAACTGCTGAATACCGCAGTCGAAGCCGTGGTGGATCTGGCCAGTCCGGCGGTGCATCCGCTGGCCAAGGTCGCGAAAGACGCAGCGGCAGCGGCCGTACTGGTAGGCAGCCTGGGAGCGCTGGGGGTCGGCGCCACGGTGCTGCTGCCACCGCTGCTCCAGCGGCTGGGTGGCTAA
- a CDS encoding IS630-like element ISDds8 family transposase (programmed frameshift) — protein MNTAGVRGYAIELRTRIVALVEGGASPDEAARHFSVHVSTVKRYLARHRAGTLQVVARPTGRHRTVTADHEVQLLAQLETHHDATLQEHADMLEASTGVRVSYKTVDRVFQRHHITHKKTLVARERSEERRRAFLNDLRPLLERPDHLVFVDESGFNTAMTRGHTRASRQERAVGVVPRNHGRNYTLICALSLAGPLAPFVLDGAVTGECFEFYVAQELCPLLRAGQVVIMDNLSSHHRASIRTLVEEVGCHLLYLPPYSPDFNPIEWLFSQLKARLRGEARRTVKSLMQGIADALKVVSGTDIQGWFLAAFKKHLL, from the exons ATGAATACAGCCGGGGTCCGAGGTTACGCCATCGAGTTGCGGACGCGCATTGTGGCGCTGGTCGAGGGAGGCGCTTCCCCCGACGAAGCCGCACGACATTTCTCCGTGCATGTTTCCACTGTCAAGCGGTATCTGGCACGGCACCGGGCAGGAACCCTGCAAGTGGTTGCGCGGCCAACAGGGCGTCACCGTACGGTGACGGCTGATCACGAAGTGCAACTGCTGGCCCAACTCGAAACCCACCATGACGCGACCTTACAGGAGCACGCCGACATGTTGGAAGCCAGTACCGGGGTAAGGGTGAGTTACAAAACGGTAGACCGGGTCTTCCAACGTCATCACATCACTCAT AAAAAAACGCTGGTCGCCAGAGAACGCAGTGAGGAACGCCGCAGGGCGTTCCTGAACGATCTCCGGCCCCTTCTGGAACGCCCTGATCACCTGGTGTTTGTCGACGAGAGTGGCTTCAACACGGCCATGACGCGCGGGCATACCCGCGCGTCACGTCAGGAACGGGCAGTGGGAGTGGTCCCACGCAATCATGGCCGGAACTACACCCTGATCTGCGCCTTGAGTCTGGCTGGGCCACTGGCCCCCTTTGTTCTTGACGGTGCAGTGACGGGCGAGTGCTTCGAGTTCTATGTGGCCCAGGAATTGTGCCCACTGTTGCGTGCCGGGCAGGTGGTCATCATGGACAATCTCTCTTCACATCATCGAGCGTCCATTCGGACGCTCGTCGAGGAGGTCGGGTGCCATCTCTTGTATTTGCCGCCCTACAGCCCTGATTTCAACCCGATTGAGTGGTTGTTCTCGCAACTCAAGGCTCGGCTGCGGGGGGAGGCCCGTCGTACGGTGAAGAGCCTGATGCAAGGGATTGCGGACGCACTGAAGGTCGTGTCTGGGACCGATATCCAAGGGTGGTTCTTGGCAGCCTTCAAAAAACATCTCTTATGA
- the aroE gene encoding shikimate dehydrogenase produces MDHSLAVTGTAPRAFLFADPAAHSLSPRMHNAAFEWAGISGQYQAQQVPAADLPARVEGLRQPGILGANLSLPHKESVLPLLDALSDAARAIGAVNTIIHRDGQLIGDNTDAPGLMAALDDAGAPDRGPAAVLGAGGAARAAVWALRAAGREVLVVNRTQARAEALTRELGGRACAVAAVSWAEVTLLVNASSAGLGDPYATPLADFAFRQLPAEALVYDMVYKPAETRLMREAREAGRHAENGLGMLAHQARLAFQAWTGHDVPVRIFLDALAGVTS; encoded by the coding sequence GTGGACCACAGCCTGGCAGTCACCGGCACGGCCCCGCGGGCTTTTCTCTTTGCGGATCCAGCGGCCCATTCGCTTTCCCCGCGCATGCACAATGCAGCATTCGAGTGGGCTGGCATTTCGGGTCAGTATCAGGCGCAGCAGGTCCCGGCCGCCGATCTGCCTGCCAGGGTAGAAGGTCTGCGCCAGCCCGGTATCCTGGGCGCCAACCTGAGCCTGCCGCACAAGGAAAGCGTGCTGCCTCTCCTTGACGCTCTGAGCGACGCGGCCCGGGCCATCGGGGCAGTGAATACCATCATTCACCGTGATGGCCAGCTGATCGGAGACAACACCGACGCTCCGGGACTCATGGCAGCCCTGGATGACGCCGGTGCGCCTGACCGTGGTCCAGCCGCGGTCCTGGGGGCCGGCGGCGCGGCGCGCGCGGCCGTGTGGGCCCTGCGGGCCGCGGGCCGTGAGGTGCTGGTTGTTAACCGTACCCAGGCCCGGGCTGAGGCGCTTACCCGCGAGCTGGGAGGCCGGGCCTGCGCGGTAGCTGCCGTGTCGTGGGCTGAGGTAACGCTGCTGGTCAATGCCAGCAGTGCGGGTTTGGGAGACCCGTATGCCACGCCCCTGGCTGATTTTGCCTTCAGACAATTGCCCGCGGAAGCATTGGTGTACGACATGGTCTATAAACCGGCCGAGACCCGGCTGATGCGTGAAGCCCGCGAGGCCGGCCGCCACGCCGAGAACGGTCTGGGAATGCTGGCTCACCAGGCCCGGCTCGCCTTCCAGGCCTGGACCGGGCATGACGTACCGGTCCGGATTTTTCTTGATGCTCTGGCAGGAGTCACCTCATGA
- a CDS encoding PhoH family protein, producing the protein MTDPTESQSTSTPSPTATATVALENQREAYALLGAGDVNLRRMRELTRAKLIARGETMTITGEELEVARAERMVRDALDVVRSGGELTPESLLRSARLSDEGRSLAQETQITGLSLPRGIKPKTPGQKIYLEKVETSDITFGVGPAGTGKTYLAVAMAVQALKAKKIKRIILTRPAVEAGEKLGFLPGDLQAKIDPYLRPLYDALQDMLDQEKFESYLTSGVIEIAPLAFMRGRTLNDAFVILDEAQNTTGEQMKMFLTRMGYSSKVVVTGDVTQIDLPRHITSGLAVAKRVLSSIEGIAWHEFTEVDVVRHPLVGRIIKAYEVAEEAEQDKRAARRGEFASIPEADGDDMRPA; encoded by the coding sequence TTGACCGACCCGACCGAGTCCCAGTCCACCTCTACCCCCTCCCCCACGGCAACCGCCACAGTCGCGCTGGAAAATCAGCGCGAGGCATACGCGCTGCTGGGCGCCGGTGATGTCAACCTGCGGCGCATGCGTGAACTGACCCGCGCCAAGCTGATCGCGCGCGGAGAAACGATGACCATTACTGGCGAAGAGCTGGAAGTGGCCCGCGCCGAGCGCATGGTGCGCGACGCCCTGGACGTGGTCCGCAGCGGAGGCGAGCTGACGCCTGAAAGCCTGCTGCGCAGCGCCCGCCTGAGCGATGAGGGCCGCAGTCTGGCCCAGGAAACCCAGATCACTGGCCTCAGCCTTCCGCGAGGCATCAAACCCAAGACCCCCGGTCAGAAAATCTACCTTGAGAAGGTCGAAACCAGTGACATTACCTTCGGCGTGGGTCCAGCCGGTACAGGGAAAACGTACCTGGCTGTGGCCATGGCCGTTCAGGCCCTCAAGGCCAAGAAGATCAAGCGCATCATTCTGACGCGACCGGCGGTAGAAGCCGGCGAGAAACTGGGCTTTTTGCCCGGCGACCTGCAGGCCAAGATCGACCCCTACCTGCGCCCGCTGTACGACGCCCTGCAGGACATGCTTGATCAGGAGAAGTTCGAGTCATATCTGACCAGTGGCGTTATTGAAATCGCGCCGCTGGCCTTCATGCGCGGACGCACCCTGAACGACGCCTTCGTGATCCTCGACGAGGCCCAGAACACCACCGGCGAGCAGATGAAGATGTTCCTGACCCGCATGGGCTACAGCAGCAAGGTTGTTGTGACTGGCGACGTCACCCAGATCGACCTGCCACGGCACATCACTAGTGGCCTGGCAGTGGCCAAGCGGGTCCTGAGCAGCATCGAGGGCATCGCCTGGCACGAGTTTACCGAGGTGGACGTGGTGCGCCACCCGCTGGTGGGCCGGATCATCAAAGCCTACGAAGTTGCCGAGGAAGCCGAGCAGGACAAGCGTGCGGCGCGGCGCGGCGAGTTTGCCAGCATCCCCGAGGCCGACGGGGACGACATGCGCCCTGCCTGA